The genomic segment GCCCGCAACCAGGAGTGGAGTCGCGTCGATGCCGCCGGCATCGACGACCACCTGCTGGCCGGCTATGTCGAGTACCACCGCCTGCGCGCGCGCCTGCCCCAGGCCGAGCCGGGCCAGATCCTCGACTTCATGGAGCGCCACGCCGACTCGCCGCTGGCCGAGTGGATGCGCGGCCAGGCCCAGACCCGCTACGGCCAGGCCGGCCGTTTCGGCAGCCTGCTCGCGGTCAGCGACGGCGTACCCAGCGGCGGCGAACGCCAGTGCTACTACTACACCGCGCTGATGGGCAGCGACCCGGCCGCCGCCGCCGAGGGCGGTCGCGAGCTGTGGATGGTCGGGCACTCCCAACCCTCGGCCTGCAACACCCTGTTCGACCGCCTGCGCGCCAACGGCGAGATCAGCGCCGAGGACGTCTGGTCGCGCAAGATGCTGGCCTGGCAGAGCGGCGAAAGCGGCTTGATGAGCTACCTCGGGCGGCTGCTCGGCAGCGACTGGGACGAGGCCCGCGACGCCGTGGAGCGGCTGCGCGGTGATTTCTCTGCGGTGACCCGCGTACCCACGCAGGTCGGCCCCAACGGACGCGGCAGCAGCGCGATGTTCGCCGCCGCCATGCACGGCTTCACGCGTGCCGATACCGAAGCCGCGCTGGAGGCGTGGCGCAAGATCGCCCCGCACCTCAGCATCGACAGCGACGCCCGCCACGACATCGAGCATGACCTGGCGTTCTACTCCATGGTCCGCGACGTACGCCAGAACCTGGCCTGGGTCGACGAGGCGCTGCCGCGGCTGGTCAGCGGCAGCCTATATGAGCTGCGCGTGCGCAACGCCCTGGCCCGCCGCGACTGGCAGGACGCCCGGCAGTGGCTGGAGAGAATGCCCGAGGACACCCTCAGTGACAGCCGCTGGCAGTACTGGCTGGCACGCAGCAACGAGATGCTCGGCAACAGCGAGGCGGCCCGCGCCGCCTATGAGCGCGCGGCCCAGGGGCGCAGTTTCTTCGCCTTCGCCGCCGCGGATCGCCTCGACCAGCCCTATGAACTCAACATGGAGCGCGCCGCGTTCAACGACGACTATCGCCAGGAGGTCGCCAACTGGCCGGTGGTGCAGCGCACCGAGGCGCTGATGCGCATCGGTGAGCAGGGTCTGGCCAACAGCGAGTGGTATGCCGCCGTGGCCCGCGCCAGCAACCAGGAGGCCCACGCCCTGGCCGACTACGCCCAGCGCCAGGGCTGGTACGCCAAGCTGGTGCAGACCACCATCACCGGCCAGATGTGGGATGCCCTGGAGTGGCGCTTCCCGCAGGCGTTCCATGAGGAGTTCCTGCACTGGGGGCGGATGACCGGCGTCGACCCCTACCTGCTGATGGGCATCGCCCGCCGCGAGAGCGCCTACAACACCGAGGCGCTGTCGCCGGCCGGCGCCCGCGGCCTGATGCAGATCATGCCCGGCACCGCCACCCAGCTCAGCCGCCAGCTGGGTATCAGCGACCCGGGCCCCTACGGCGTGCTCGACCCGGCGCTCAATATCCGCCTCGGTAGCACCTACATCCGCGATATGACCAACCGCTACAGCGGCAATCGTCTGGCCGCCGCCGCGGCCTACAACGCTGGCCCCGGCCGCGTCGACCGCTGGCTGCGCGACGCGCCGGAGGAGTTCGACCTGTTCGTCGAGAGCATCCCGTTCCGCGAGACCCGCGACTACGTGCAGGCGGTGCTCGCCTACCGGGTAATCTTCGAGAGCCTGGCCAACGGCGGCGACAGCCGTGGTGTGGCGATGCTCACCCCGGCCGAGCGCAACGTACGCTATGACGCCTCGCTATTAGCCCGCAACTGAGCAGTGCCCCGCACTAGGCGGGGCGCTGCTCCAGCGCCAGCTTGACGCCAAAGCCGATCAGCACCGTGCCGGTGGCGCCCTCAAGACAGCGCGACACCCAGCGCTTGGCCAGCCACTGGCCGGCGCGCCCCACCGTCAGCACGATGGCGATCTGCCACAGATTGGCGATCAGGAAATGCACCCCGGCCAGCCACAGCGACTTGAGCAGCGCCGGGTCGCTGGGCGCGATGAACTGCGGCAGAAAGGCCATGTAGAAGACCACCGTCTTGGGATTGAGCACGTTGGACAGCAGCCCCTCGCGCAGCGGCACCCAGGCCGCCACCGGCGAGCGTGTAGTGCCCATGGCGGCGACCGGTAGCGCCACACCGCGCCGAGCGCTGAGCAGGCTCTGCACCCCGAGCCAGATCAGGTAGGCGGCGCCCACCAGCTTGAGCAGATGAAAGGCCCAGGCCGACTGCAGCAGAATCAGCGAGATCCCTAGCGCCGACACCGCGGCATGCACGAACAGTCCGCAGCAGATCGCCAGGCTGGTGAGTACCCCGTCGCGCACCCCGCCCCTGGCGGTGTTGCGAATCACCAGCAGAGTATCCACCCCGGGGCTCATGGTGAGCAGGGTAATGGCGATCAGAAAGGGCCAGAACTGGGCATCCAGCAGCATGCAGGGGGTCCTCGAGGCGATGTCGGCGGGCGCCATACTACGCTATCGCGAGCGGCGGCGAGAGCCCAGCGGCAGGCTCGGAGATTCTCTGGACGCTCTGGTTTTTTCCATCTACAGTTGGGTTGGCGGGCATCGCAAGCGGTTCACCAGCGTCATATTGACGCTGCCCCGGGCGCCGATGCACCATCCGCTGCGTTGGTTTGCAGGTTGAATGACGTCAGTTGTTGATCGATTCCTTCGAGACTCCCCGTGCGCTTTCACCTTCGCTCGACCTACGCACTACGGGTTCGCACATGCCTGGCATGGCACCCAGCACCATCATTTAGTTAGTTAAGGAAATCGACAATGGCAACTGGCACTGTCAAGTGGTTCAACGACACCAAGGGCTACGGCTTCATCTCTCCGGACGACGGCGGCGATGACCTGTTCGCGCACTTCTCCGAGATTCAGGCTGAAGGCTTCAAGACCCTGCAGGACGGCCAGAAGGTGACCTTCGAGGTCACTCAGGGCAAAAAAGGCCTTCAGGCCGCCAACATCAAGGTCGCCAACTAATCGTTGTGCCTTGATCCCCGCCAGTTGCCCAGGCCATCCATGCGCGCTAGACATCCACGGATGTGAGCCGCATTAACGCCGCAAGCAAGTGGTAGGAAAAAGGGCCACCCTCTCGGGTGGCCCTTTTTTATGGCACCGCCATGGCGGCGCTGGGCAGGAGATCAGTTCTGGGTATCGGGCGAACTGAATTCGTCATCGAAGGCGCCTTCGGACGGCGAATCACCAACATCCGGCTCGTCGAACTGGCTTTCGTCGAACTCGAAGTCATCAGCCTCGCTACCCGGCTGCTGGCTCTCGACCTCCTCGAACTGCTCCTCGATACGACGCTGGGCCTCCTCGAAGCGACGCTCGGTCTCTTCCATGAAGGCATCAATGTCCGAGTCGCTGGTCTCGCCCGGCAGGGTCGCGTCGTCGTCCAGCGTGCCCGGGCCTTCGCCCAGGGTATCGGCGGTATCGAGATCCTCGACAGACTCGGCCTCGAAGGTATCGTCGTCGGTGGCCAACGGATCGTCATCGCCCAGGGCCGGCTCCTCCTCCGGTGCGGCAGCGTCCGGCTCGTCGACGGCCTCATCGTCCTGGGTGTCGGGCATCGCCACGTCGTCGGCATCGTCGTCGACCGGTGCCGCGCCGTTGGTCTCCTCGACCGGCTCATCTTCCACCACCGGTTCGTCCTCGCCGTTACCGCAGGCGGTCAGTCCCAGGCTCAGCGCCAGCGCCATGGCTGCCGGTATCCAGGGTTTATGCCTCATTTCCACCTCTCCTTTGATATCACGGCGTAACATTTGGACAGTATTTGACCAGAGGCGTGCCCCGGCCACAAGCCTGATTCATCGATCGCATGCTATCCGGCGGCCGATTAGCCGAGGAGTGGCGACGTCGCCGGCAGCAGTAGCGACAGTTCACCGGGCAGCACCTCGGCCTCGAAATGCTTCCACTCGAAGGGCTCGCCGTCCAGCGTCAGCGGTAGCGCGGCATCGCTGTCGAAGCGCAGCCGCGTGGTCTGGAAATACTCGACATAGTCGCCGCAGGCCGGCAGGGCCTCAAGCTCATCGAGAGCCTGCTTGAGGCCGCTCAGCGACTCGAAGTCGCGCACGATCAACACTTCCAGCAGGCCGTCATCGAGCTTGGCCGAGGGCGCCAGCCGCTGGCCGCCGCCGGCCTGGCAGCCGTTGCCGATCGCCAGCAGGAACAGCGGCGCATCGCTTTCGCCCTCCGGCCAGCTCAGCCGCCCCTGGTAGGGCTTGTAGCGCCAGGCCTGCAGCGCCCCCATCAGCGAGTAGGCGCCACCGCCGAGCATTCGTTTCATGGCCTTGGGCGTGCTCGAGGTCACCTCGGCGCCAAAGCCGCAGGAGGCCATGTTGAGATAGTACTGATCAGCCAGGCGCACCACATCGGCCTGGCGCGGTGTGGCCTCCAGAGCCAGCACCAGTGCTTCATCGGCCGCCAGCGGAATGCCAGCGCCGTTGGCGAAGTCGTTGGCGCTGCCCAGCGGCAGCACGCCGAGCGCCGGTCGCGCCTCGCGGTCGAGCCGCATCAAGCCGTTGACCAGTTCATTGACGGTGCCGTCGCCACCGCCGGCGATCAACCGCGCAATGCCGTCATCGCTGGCCTCGGCGCAGAGCCGCAAGGCGTCGCCGGCCTCCCAGGTGACGCGCACCTCGAGGTTGGCACCGGCGTCTCGCAGCGCCTCGACCGCCTCCCTGACCTCCGGTAGCTGGGCCGACTTGCCGTTGAGAATGATACGTGCGGTATTGTCAGTCATGAGCTCCGTCTCATGGGGTTTACACCGCTATCATGCCGCGCCCCGAAGTGCTTGGCCAACCGTTCAGTGGCTGCCGGCATCATCCAGCAGCGGCGGCAGCGGGCAGTCCAGCGCCTCGGCCAGGGCGCGGAACAGCTCGGCTTCACGCGGGCTGACCCTGCCATCGTGCTCGATGCACTCGGCGAGGGCCGCGAGAAGCTGCCGGCGCCCGTCGCCGCTGAGCCGCTGAAGGCGGTCGAGGCTCATGTCGAGTTCGCCGAAGGCGGTCGGCCCGGGCACATAGTCGAGCGCCAGCGGGGCCAGCGTTGCCACCCCGGCGTCAAAGGCACGCCGGGCTTCTTCGCCGTCATCGCTGCCGGCCCGGGCCATGCTCGACAGCAGCACCGCCGCCGGTTCCGCCAGGGCCGAGAGGGCCCGATCACGGCGCCGGCTGTGACGCCCCTCAACGCCCTGCACCAGCACTCGATAGAGCGCCCAGTGCAGGGCGCCCGGCGCCGCTTCGGCGGCGATCAGCCGTTCCAGGCACAGCTTGAAGGTGGCGTACTGGGCAGTGGACAGCTGCTTGAGCAGCGGGATAGCCAGTTCCAGCAGCACCAGGCGCTGGTCGGCGGGCAATGCCGCCAACGGCTCCTCGAGCGCATCCAGCTCGCGCAGCACGCCGGGGTCGGCGACGCCGTCGAGCAGCCCACGCTGGGCCGCCCGGGTCGCGGGCTCGAGGTGAATCAGTACGCCGTAGGCCACCGCCCGCGCCGCGCCGGGGTCGTGGGCGGCCTCCAGCAGGCGCGGGTCGAGGGCATCCAGGCGCCGGCGCGCATCGTCGAGATGGGCCTGATCGAGCTGGCCGATGGTGGCCAGCGCCATGGCCATCAGCTTCTTGGCGTCGCGTCCGCGGGACTCGCCGCCAGACACCGGTGCGGCGGCCGCCTCCTCGCCGCTGTCGCTGCGCTCGGCGCGGCTTGGCAGCTCGCCGTCCCACTGCGGGTCGACGCGACGGATGCGCTCGTCGAGGGGAGGATGGGTCGCCAGCATGCCGCTGGCGGCGCGAATCCCGCGGCTGAAATAGAGGTGGCTGAACTCGGCGGCGTTGCTGGCCTCCAGCTGCGATCCCTGCTGGTGGGCGCCAATCTTCTTCAATGCCCCGCCGATGCCGTTCGGGTCGCGGGTGAACTGCACCGCCGAGGCATCGGCCAGGAACTCGCGCTGGCGACTCACCGCCGCCTTGATGATATTGCCGCACAGGGTGCCGACATAGCCGACGACCATCAGCGCCGCGCCCAGCGCCAGCATCGCCGCCTGGCCGTTGTTGTTGCGGTTGCCGCCGCCAACCATGCGCCGGCCGGCGGTGCCGCGCAGCACCATATGGCCGATCAGGCCGATCAGCAGCAGCCCGTGGAGCAGCGCCACCAGGCGCAGGTTGAGGCGCATGTCGCCGTTGAAGATATGGCTGAACTCGTGGGCCACCACCCCCTGCAGCTCGTCGCGGTCGAGCCGCTCGATGGCACCGCGGGTGATCCCGATCACCGCATCCTGGGGCGAGTGGCCGGCGGCGAAGGCGTTGATCGCCGGCTCTTCGAGCAGATACACCGCCGGCACCGGCGTGCCCGAGGCGATGGCCATCTCCTCGACCACGTTGAGCATGCGCTGCTCGTCGGCGTCGCGAACGTTGCCGTTGAGCAGCCGCCCGCCCATCGCCTCGGCCACGGCACGGCCGCCGGCGCGCAGCTGCAGGTGCTTGAACAGACTGCCCAGCACCACCAGCGCCAGCACGCCGAGCGCCACGCTGCCCAGCAGGTAAGGATCCAGGGCGCGGGCCAGCGGCTCGCCGCCGGCCTGCTGCTGGCCGCCTTCGCTGATCACCAGTACCAGCGCTACCGCCAGCGTTGCCATGGCCACCAGCGACACCACGGCGACGATCAGCAGCACCACCAGGCGCCCGGTGTTACGTCGCGCACGGTCCTGGGCGGCAAAAAAGTCCATCGAACTTGGCGCCGCCATCTAGAACGAGACCTTGGGCGCTTCCTGAATCGCCTCGCTGTCCTCGAACTCGAGCAGCGCGGCATCCTCGCCGTGGCCGAAGGTGCCGGCCAGTAGCACCGTGGGGAAGCGCTGGCGGTAGGTGTTGTACTGCATCACCGCGTCATTGAAGGCCTGGCGGGCGAAGGCGACGCGGTTCTCGGTGCTGGTCAGGGTCTCGCTGAGCTGCTGCATGTTGGCCGAGGCCTTGAGATCGGGATACGCCTCCATCACCACGTTGAGCCGCCCCATCGCCGAACCCAGCGCACCCTCGGCACTGGACAGCTGAGCCATGGCCTTGGGGTCGCCGGGCTTCTCGGCGGCGGCCGCGAGGCCACTCATGGCACCCTGGCGGGCCTGGACCACCGCCTCCAGGGTGTCACGCTCGTGGGACATGTATGCCTTGGCGGTCTCGACCAGGTTGGGGATCAGGTCGTAGCGTCGCTTGAGCTGCACCTCGATCTGTGCGAAGGCGTTCTGGTAGCGATTACGCAGTGCCACCAGGCTGTTGTAGATACTGACGCCATAGAAAATCAGCGCCACGGCGATCACGAGTAGAACAATGCTGGTCATCGACATAGCCGGTCTCTGGTCGGGGGCGCAGTGCGCCGTGTAAATCAACTGCTGTAGGCATCGAGATTACGCCATATCAGCGTAGCCTGCTGGTCGGGACAGCGGCGCCGATCAACGCTGGAGGCTTGACCTCATCACCGTCAGCCCGCAGATTCGTGATCTGGCTCCACGCTCACAGGACACCCATGGAAGGCTTTTTCAACTGGCTTGGCTCGCTGATCGGCGAAACCCTGCGCTGGATCGTCGATCTGCTGGTCATCTTCTTTGCCAACCTGCGCGGCGCCGTCGAGGGCTTCATCGGCGGGCTGAGCAACGCCATGGGCATCAACCCCACCCTGTTCAGCCTGCTGGTGCTGATCGTCGGGGTGTGGATGCTCTACTGCGCGCTGCGCGCCCTGCTCGCCCGGCGCCTGATCGCCACCCTGGTATGGGCCTTCCTTGGCCTGGTGGTACTGAGCTGGCTAGTCGGCCGTTAGGCTTTGTACGAAAACTGCCCGCGCTCGGCTATTCCGCCAGCGCCTTCTCCACCACCTCGAAGACGTTGGGCGACAGCTCCTCGGCACGAATTCGCTCCAGCTCGGTCTTCATCAACGCCTGGCGCTGCTCGTCGAAACGCTGCCAGCGGGTCAGCGGGGTGATGAGGCGCGCGGCGATCTCCGGATTGAGACGATTGAGCTCGATCACCACGTCGGCCAGCAGCCGGTAGCCGGCGCCGTCGATGCGGTGGAAATTGACGCGGTTCTGGCCGGCGAAGGCGCCGATCAATGCGCGCACCCGATTGGGATTCTTGAGCGAGAAGGCCGGGTGATCCATCAGGAACGTCACCCGGTCGAGCACGTCGGACTGCGGCCGCGTCACCTGGATGCTGAACCACTGGTCCATGACCAGCGGGTCGTGGGCCCACTTCTCGCTGAACAGCCTGAGCGCCGGATCGGCCAGATCGCCGCGTGAGCTGTGGGTCAGCAGGGTCAGCGCGCAGCGCACGTCGGTCATGTTGTGGCCGGCGCTGAACTGGCGCTGGGCCAGCTCTATGCCCTCTTCGTCCTCGATGCTCATCAGGTACGACAGCGCCACGTTCTTGAGGCTGCGCGCAGCGATCTGCTCGGGCTCTGGCGCATAGGGCGCGTCGCTGGCGTTGTCATGATAGACGCGCAGGAAGTCGTCGCGCAGCGCCACCGCCAGCGACTGCTTGACGAAGGTGCGCGCGGCGTGGATCGCATCGACGTCGACCATCGGCTGCTGCTCGGCGATGTACGCCTCGGAGGGCAGCGTGAGCATCTCGGCGAGCACCGCCTTGTCGTCCGTATCGGCATGCAGCAGGCCGCGGAAGGCCTCGACCACGCGCACGTCCATGACCTTCTCGACGCCATTGCGGTGGGCGGCGATCAGGTCATCCAGCGCCAGCAGCGCCAGGCGCTGGCCGGCGTCCCAGCGGTTGAAGCCGTCGGAATCGTGGGTCAGCAGGAAGGCCAGATCTTCCCGCGAGTAGGGGAAGCGCAGCCTGACCGGCGCCGAGAAGCCGCGCAGCAGCGACGGCACCGGGGCTTCGGCGATATCGGTGAACACGAAGTGCTGCTCGTCCTCGCGCAGGTGGACCACCGCGTCCTTGCCGATCACCTCGCCATCCAGGGTCATGCGCAGGTCCTCGCCGGACTTGGTACCGACCAGGCCCAGGCGGACCGGGATGTGCAGCGGCCGCTTGTCGGGCTGGCCCGGCGTGGCCGGGGTACGCTGGCGCAGCGTCAGGTGATACTCGGACTTGGCGTAGTCGTACTCGCCGTGGGCGTCGATCTCCGGGGTGCCGGCCTGGGAGTACCAGCGCATGAACTGGCCGAGGTCGAGCCCCGAGGCCTCGGCCATGCAGTCGACGAAATCCTCGATGGTCACCGCCTGGCCGTCGAAGCGTTCGAAGTAGCGATCACTGCCCTCTCGAAAGGCCTCCCAACCGACGAGATTGCGCAGCATGCGCACCACCTCGGCACCCTTCTCATAGATGGTCAGGGTGTAGAAGTTGGAGATCTCGATATAGTGGTCGGGGCGGATCGGGTGGGCGGTGGGGCCGTCGTCCTCGGCGAACTGGGCGGTGCGGAAGAAGGCCACGTCCTCGATGCGCTTGACCGGCGCCGAGTTGGTGTCGGCCGAGAAGCACTGGTCGCGGAAGACCGTGAAGCCCTCCTTGAGCGAGAGCTGGAACCAGTCGCGGCAGGTCACCCGATTGCCCGACCAGTTGTGGAAGTACTCGTGGGCGACGATACCCTCGACGCGCTGGAAGGCGGCGTCAGTGGCGGTCTGCGGGTGGGTCAGCACCGCTGCCGAGTTGAAGATGTTGAGGCCCTTGTTCTCCATCGCGCCCATGTTGAAGTCGTTGACCGCGACGATCATGAACAGGTCGAGGTCATACTCGCGGCCGTAGGTCTCCTCGTCCCAGCGCATGGCGCGCTTCAGCGAGGCCATGGCGTGGTCGGTTTTGTCGAGGTTCTCCTCCTCGACCCAGATCTGCAGCGCCACCTCGCGCCCGCTCACGGTGGTGAAACTGTCCTCGACCTTCTTGAGGTCACCGGCCACCAGCGCGAACAGGTAGCAGGGCTTGGGGTGCGGGTCTTCCCAGGTCACGAAGTGGCGCCCGCCGGGCAGCTCGCCGCGCTCCACCGGATTGCCGTTGGAGAGCAGCACCGGCTCGCGCCGGATATCGCCGATCACGGTGGTGGAAAACGTCGCCATCACATCGGGACGGTCGGGGTAATAGGTGATGCGCCGGAAGCCCTCGGCCTCGCACTGGGTGCAGTACATGCCGTTGGACTGGTAGAGGCCTTCCAGGGCGGTGTTCGCTTCGGGGGCGATCTCCACCTCGGTGTCGAGCAGGAAGCGCTCGGGCACCCGGTGCACGATCAGCTGGCTGTCGCTAACGCGATACTCGTCGGCGTCGAGGGGCTGGCCGTCGATGGCGATGGCCTTGAGCGTCAGCAGCTCACCGTCGAGTACCAGCGGCGATTCGGCGGCATCCTCACGCTCAGGATGACGTTCCACATGCAGCCGCGCCTTGACCCGGGTGGCGCCGGGGGCGAGATCGAAGGTCAGTTCGGTGTGGGTGACCCGGTGAGCGGGCGGCTGGTAGTCATGCAGATACGTCGGCTGGGGTGCTGACATCGAGAAACGCTCCTGATCGGAAATTGCCCCCATTGTACGGCCCAGCGGTTGTCAGACTCAAAGCATCGTCAGACTTCCCGATGACGATGCGCGAGGGACTTCAGCCGCCCCGCCTATGGCGAGAGGTGCCCCGGCGCCGGGCGGGTCACTATCCACAGCGCCAGCAGGCCGAGGCCGGCGACCAGCGTTAGCTTGATGATCGGGCTGGGCACCGTCAGCAGCAGTACCACGACCGAGAAAGCCAGCATCACCACGGCAATGCCCTTGGCACGCCGCGGGATCGCCCGCTCACACTCCCAGGCCACCACCGAAGGGCCGAAGCGCGGATGCTCACGGATCCACTGGGCAAAACGCGGCGAGCCGCGCGAGGCGGCCCACACCGCCAGCAGCATGAAACAGGTGGTCGGCATCAGCGGCACGAACACGCCAATCACGCCCAGCGCAAAACTGCACCAGGCAAGCACCATATACAGCGCATTGCGCAGTCGGCGCAGCCCGCCGGCAGAGACGTCCATGGGTGTCGGCAGTGCCACTCGCTCTCCTCCCGGCCAGTGATCAAGCGCAGTCGTACTGATGTACCCATTGAAGCGTGAACGCAACACTAAGTGAAATGCCTAGCCCTTATCGAGGGCCTAGCCTGATTCAATGAGCCTCGCCTGGGAAAGTGTAGCGCAATTGATCCAGCATCCACCCTTGCCGTACCGCGAACGGTGCATTCGCCACCGGCCGGCTGTCGCGGCGCCACCGTCAGCGTAGTCTGGCGGGAGATTCCCTCAACGCCCCGGAGGCTAGGATGCAACCGTCACTGTTTATCTCCCATGGCTCTCCCTCGCTGGTCATCAGCGACCACCCGGCGCGGGACTTCCTCGTCGCGCTCGGCCAGCGGCTGCCGCGTCCGCGGGGCGCGCTGGTGATCTCGGCCCACTTCGAGACGCCCGGGGTGACCCTCGGCAGCGCCGCGTCACCGGCCACCCTGCACGACTTCTACGGCTTTCCCGACTTGCTCTACCGGATGCGCTACCCGGCCCCGGGCATGCCCGACACCGCACGGCAGTTGGCAGACACCCTGCAGGGCCACGGCATCGCAGCCAGCCTCGACCCCGAGCGCCCCCTCGACCACGGCATCTGGTCGCCGCTGTCGCTGGTCTGGCCCGAGGCCGAGGTGCCACTGCTGCCGGTCAGCGTGCCCATGGCCATGACCGCCCAGCAGCAGCTCGAGGTCGCACGCCGGCTCGGCGAGTTCGCGGATGCCCACGGGCTGTGGCTGATCGGCTCCGGCGCGGCCACCCACAACCTCGACGACCGCCGGCCGGAGGGCTCGCCGCCGGACGCCTGGGCGCTAGCCTTCCACGAATGGGTCTGCGAGGTGGCCGAGCGCGGCGACCTGGCGGCCCTCGCCGACTGGCAGCGCCAGGCGCCCAATGCGCGCCATGCCCACCCCAGCCCCGAGCACTTCCTGCCGCTGCTGATGGTGGTCGGCGCCATGCAGGGCGAGCCACTGCGCGCGCTGCACCAGAGCTTCAGCTTCGGCAACCTCAGCATGCTGACCCTGGCCAGTCAGGCACTGGCAGATCAGTGGTCGACTAGCGCCTGAGTGGTAAAAAAAAGCTCGCCAGCCGGCGAGCTCCATGACGTCATCAACCGCGCTCACTGAATGGGGATTTCACGGCGGGCCACCTTGGCTTGCTCACTGCGTGGCACCCGGACCGTCAACACCCCATTGTCGAAAGAGGCCTTGATCTCCTCGTCCTTGGCATCCGCGGGCAGGTCCAGCACGCGACGAAACCGGCCGTAGGAGCGCTCGATACGATGGAGCTGGTTGTCTTCGGTGCGGCTCTCCTGGCGCTTCTCACCTTCGATGACCAGACGCTGGTCGTCCAGGGACAGAGAGATATCCTTCTCCTCCACCCCCGGCACCTCGACGCTGATCACATACTCGCTGTCACGCTCGGCAATATCGAGCTGCGGCTGCAGCAGGCCGGGCATGCCACCCAGGCGGCTTCCCAGGGACGGCATGCCGAACTGTCGCATGACGCCATCCATCCAACGATCCAGCTCCTGGTGCATACCAAGCAAGGGTGTGATTTCACCCCGCCGGGGCTCCACTGCGGAGGGCGCAGCCGGTGCATCGGCGTTCTCGCTCTTGAACCAGTTCCAGGGAGAGAGTTTCTGCAGATTCATACGCCACCTCCTGTTCGATCATTCCAACATGTGAAGCA from the Halomonas sp. 1513 genome contains:
- a CDS encoding lytic murein transglycosylase; this encodes MQHIRLARGVVTLFTALALSLPLHADQSRDQAMRDALEAARNQEWSRVDAAGIDDHLLAGYVEYHRLRARLPQAEPGQILDFMERHADSPLAEWMRGQAQTRYGQAGRFGSLLAVSDGVPSGGERQCYYYTALMGSDPAAAAEGGRELWMVGHSQPSACNTLFDRLRANGEISAEDVWSRKMLAWQSGESGLMSYLGRLLGSDWDEARDAVERLRGDFSAVTRVPTQVGPNGRGSSAMFAAAMHGFTRADTEAALEAWRKIAPHLSIDSDARHDIEHDLAFYSMVRDVRQNLAWVDEALPRLVSGSLYELRVRNALARRDWQDARQWLERMPEDTLSDSRWQYWLARSNEMLGNSEAARAAYERAAQGRSFFAFAAADRLDQPYELNMERAAFNDDYRQEVANWPVVQRTEALMRIGEQGLANSEWYAAVARASNQEAHALADYAQRQGWYAKLVQTTITGQMWDALEWRFPQAFHEEFLHWGRMTGVDPYLLMGIARRESAYNTEALSPAGARGLMQIMPGTATQLSRQLGISDPGPYGVLDPALNIRLGSTYIRDMTNRYSGNRLAAAAAYNAGPGRVDRWLRDAPEEFDLFVESIPFRETRDYVQAVLAYRVIFESLANGGDSRGVAMLTPAERNVRYDASLLARN
- a CDS encoding threonine transporter RhtB, with translation MLLDAQFWPFLIAITLLTMSPGVDTLLVIRNTARGGVRDGVLTSLAICCGLFVHAAVSALGISLILLQSAWAFHLLKLVGAAYLIWLGVQSLLSARRGVALPVAAMGTTRSPVAAWVPLREGLLSNVLNPKTVVFYMAFLPQFIAPSDPALLKSLWLAGVHFLIANLWQIAIVLTVGRAGQWLAKRWVSRCLEGATGTVLIGFGVKLALEQRPA
- a CDS encoding cold-shock protein; the encoded protein is MATGTVKWFNDTKGYGFISPDDGGDDLFAHFSEIQAEGFKTLQDGQKVTFEVTQGKKGLQAANIKVAN
- a CDS encoding lipid kinase YegS; protein product: MTDNTARIILNGKSAQLPEVREAVEALRDAGANLEVRVTWEAGDALRLCAEASDDGIARLIAGGGDGTVNELVNGLMRLDREARPALGVLPLGSANDFANGAGIPLAADEALVLALEATPRQADVVRLADQYYLNMASCGFGAEVTSSTPKAMKRMLGGGAYSLMGALQAWRYKPYQGRLSWPEGESDAPLFLLAIGNGCQAGGGQRLAPSAKLDDGLLEVLIVRDFESLSGLKQALDELEALPACGDYVEYFQTTRLRFDSDAALPLTLDGEPFEWKHFEAEVLPGELSLLLPATSPLLG
- a CDS encoding LemA family protein produces the protein MSMTSIVLLVIAVALIFYGVSIYNSLVALRNRYQNAFAQIEVQLKRRYDLIPNLVETAKAYMSHERDTLEAVVQARQGAMSGLAAAAEKPGDPKAMAQLSSAEGALGSAMGRLNVVMEAYPDLKASANMQQLSETLTSTENRVAFARQAFNDAVMQYNTYRQRFPTVLLAGTFGHGEDAALLEFEDSEAIQEAPKVSF
- a CDS encoding aminopeptidase N → MSAPQPTYLHDYQPPAHRVTHTELTFDLAPGATRVKARLHVERHPEREDAAESPLVLDGELLTLKAIAIDGQPLDADEYRVSDSQLIVHRVPERFLLDTEVEIAPEANTALEGLYQSNGMYCTQCEAEGFRRITYYPDRPDVMATFSTTVIGDIRREPVLLSNGNPVERGELPGGRHFVTWEDPHPKPCYLFALVAGDLKKVEDSFTTVSGREVALQIWVEEENLDKTDHAMASLKRAMRWDEETYGREYDLDLFMIVAVNDFNMGAMENKGLNIFNSAAVLTHPQTATDAAFQRVEGIVAHEYFHNWSGNRVTCRDWFQLSLKEGFTVFRDQCFSADTNSAPVKRIEDVAFFRTAQFAEDDGPTAHPIRPDHYIEISNFYTLTIYEKGAEVVRMLRNLVGWEAFREGSDRYFERFDGQAVTIEDFVDCMAEASGLDLGQFMRWYSQAGTPEIDAHGEYDYAKSEYHLTLRQRTPATPGQPDKRPLHIPVRLGLVGTKSGEDLRMTLDGEVIGKDAVVHLREDEQHFVFTDIAEAPVPSLLRGFSAPVRLRFPYSREDLAFLLTHDSDGFNRWDAGQRLALLALDDLIAAHRNGVEKVMDVRVVEAFRGLLHADTDDKAVLAEMLTLPSEAYIAEQQPMVDVDAIHAARTFVKQSLAVALRDDFLRVYHDNASDAPYAPEPEQIAARSLKNVALSYLMSIEDEEGIELAQRQFSAGHNMTDVRCALTLLTHSSRGDLADPALRLFSEKWAHDPLVMDQWFSIQVTRPQSDVLDRVTFLMDHPAFSLKNPNRVRALIGAFAGQNRVNFHRIDGAGYRLLADVVIELNRLNPEIAARLITPLTRWQRFDEQRQALMKTELERIRAEELSPNVFEVVEKALAE